One Streptomyces sp. NBC_00554 DNA segment encodes these proteins:
- a CDS encoding Lrp/AsnC family transcriptional regulator has translation MHVESDTFDRLDLQLLSALEADGRAPFSRIAAVLGVSDQTIARRYRRLCAEGGLRVVAVRDAERLGQDQWILRLRCAPDNAGTIADALAKRPDTAWIGLASGGTEVLCISRPRRPGDHDELLLGKLPRTPSVMEIRAHQLLHRFYGGPTGWTAKFEVLTHEQAAALRPEPVTASGPARIAPEDEPLIAALERDGRATYPELQRATGHSESAVKRRLAALFASGAVYIDVEYHSEVLGYPLAACLWITTDPAALHSVGQALATHPEIAFASATAGASNIVATAVARDTADLYAYLSGRLGNLKGVRHVETTPFLRKVKQLTYARPVR, from the coding sequence ATGCACGTGGAATCCGACACCTTCGACCGGCTCGACCTCCAGCTGCTGTCCGCGCTGGAGGCGGACGGCCGCGCTCCCTTCAGCCGGATCGCGGCCGTGCTCGGTGTCTCCGACCAGACGATCGCGCGGCGCTACCGCAGGCTGTGCGCCGAGGGCGGGCTCCGCGTCGTCGCCGTGCGCGATGCCGAACGGCTGGGCCAGGACCAGTGGATCCTGCGGCTGCGCTGTGCCCCCGACAACGCGGGCACCATCGCCGACGCGCTCGCCAAGCGACCCGACACCGCCTGGATCGGGCTCGCTTCGGGCGGCACCGAGGTGCTCTGCATCTCGCGCCCGCGCCGCCCCGGTGACCACGACGAGCTGCTGCTCGGCAAGCTGCCGCGCACCCCGAGCGTCATGGAGATCCGCGCCCACCAGCTGCTGCACCGCTTCTACGGCGGACCGACGGGCTGGACCGCCAAGTTCGAGGTGCTCACGCACGAGCAGGCCGCCGCCCTGCGCCCCGAACCCGTGACGGCCTCCGGGCCCGCCCGGATCGCCCCGGAGGACGAGCCGCTGATCGCCGCCCTCGAACGCGACGGGCGGGCCACCTACCCCGAACTCCAGCGGGCCACCGGCCACTCCGAGTCCGCCGTCAAACGCCGCCTCGCCGCGCTGTTCGCCTCAGGAGCCGTGTACATCGACGTCGAGTACCACTCGGAGGTCCTCGGCTATCCGCTCGCCGCCTGCCTGTGGATCACGACCGACCCCGCCGCCCTCCACTCCGTCGGCCAGGCCCTGGCCACCCACCCCGAGATCGCCTTCGCCTCGGCGACGGCGGGCGCCTCGAACATCGTCGCGACCGCCGTCGCCCGCGACACCGCCGACCTCTACGCCTACCTGAGCGGCAGACTCGGCAACCTGAAAGGCGTCCGGCACGTCGAGACGACACCGTTCCTGCGCAAGGTGAAACAACTCACCTACGCAAGGCCCGTGCGCTAG
- a CDS encoding MFS transporter — protein MRTWGPLTAVCLGSFMLLLDVTIAIVALPDMARALHASLSDLQWVIDGYALALAALLLGVGAAADILGRRRVHVAGVVLFAVASLLCGLAPGPGMLVAARALQGVGAAAMLATTLPLLGSAYQGRQRSAALGVWGAVSGSAAAVGPVLGGLLTEGPGWRWIFFVNLPVSVASVWLTLRVVPESRGPRGMTVDWAGTAAFACFAGATTYGVVRAGADGWTSAVPAGSFVLAALSLLAFVLVERRVAHPLLDLSLLRKPAFVGVMAGALAFNGVAFGVLAYVSIWTQTVLGMSPVHGGLVLLPLTGASVVVAILGGRLLHGVPAWLTIGGGLLLIGSGSCCQAVLDAGASWTALVPGLVLVGIGTGLVAPAIAGAALAAVPAERAGMAGGAVNTARQLGYALGVAVFGTVLTSRMQDTLSHDAAHTLAGGGAGALRGALSEQTLRAAFASGLNSASVAAGVTGLIAGALVLVLVRTPRAVTGGAEKPVEQQVGADLG, from the coding sequence ATGCGTACATGGGGGCCGCTCACAGCGGTGTGCCTGGGGTCGTTCATGTTGCTGCTGGACGTGACGATCGCGATCGTCGCGCTGCCCGACATGGCGCGGGCGCTGCACGCGTCGCTGAGCGATCTGCAGTGGGTGATCGACGGCTACGCGCTCGCACTCGCCGCACTGCTGCTGGGAGTCGGGGCGGCGGCCGACATCCTCGGCCGGCGCCGGGTGCATGTGGCGGGCGTCGTGCTGTTCGCGGTGGCGTCGCTGCTGTGCGGGCTGGCTCCGGGGCCCGGGATGCTGGTGGCCGCGCGCGCCCTGCAGGGGGTGGGCGCGGCGGCGATGCTCGCGACGACCCTGCCGCTGCTCGGCTCGGCCTATCAGGGGCGGCAGCGGTCGGCGGCGCTCGGTGTGTGGGGAGCCGTGAGCGGCAGCGCGGCGGCGGTCGGTCCTGTGCTCGGCGGACTGCTCACCGAGGGGCCCGGCTGGCGGTGGATCTTCTTCGTCAACCTGCCGGTGAGCGTGGCGTCGGTGTGGCTGACCCTGCGGGTGGTGCCGGAGTCGCGTGGCCCGCGCGGGATGACCGTCGACTGGGCGGGCACGGCGGCGTTCGCGTGCTTCGCGGGGGCGACGACGTACGGGGTGGTGCGGGCCGGGGCCGACGGCTGGACGTCGGCGGTCCCGGCGGGCTCGTTCGTCCTCGCGGCGCTCTCACTGCTCGCGTTCGTGCTGGTGGAGCGGCGGGTGGCGCACCCGCTGCTGGATCTCTCGCTGCTGCGCAAGCCGGCGTTCGTGGGCGTGATGGCGGGTGCGCTCGCCTTCAACGGGGTCGCCTTCGGGGTGCTCGCCTACGTTTCGATCTGGACGCAGACGGTGCTGGGCATGAGCCCGGTGCACGGCGGGCTCGTGCTGCTGCCGCTGACGGGGGCATCGGTCGTGGTCGCGATCCTCGGCGGGCGGCTGCTGCACGGGGTTCCGGCGTGGCTGACCATCGGCGGCGGGCTGCTGCTGATCGGCTCGGGCAGCTGCTGCCAGGCCGTTCTCGACGCCGGCGCGAGCTGGACGGCGCTGGTGCCGGGCCTGGTCCTGGTGGGCATCGGCACCGGGCTCGTCGCCCCGGCGATCGCAGGCGCGGCGCTCGCCGCGGTACCGGCCGAGCGGGCGGGCATGGCGGGCGGCGCGGTCAACACGGCCCGGCAGCTGGGGTACGCCCTCGGCGTCGCCGTGTTCGGCACGGTGCTGACCTCCCGTATGCAGGACACCCTGTCGCACGACGCGGCCCACACCCTGGCGGGCGGTGGCGCCGGGGCACTGCGGGGCGCGCTGTCCGAACAGACGCTGCGGGCCGCGTTCGCGTCGGGGCTCAATTCGGCGTCGGTGGCGGCGGGTGTGACGGGGTTGATCGCCGGTGCGCTGGTACTGGTGTTGGTGCGGACGCCGCGTGCCGTGACGGGCGGGGCCGAGAAGCCGGTGGAGCAGCAGGTGGGAGCGGATCTGGGGTGA
- a CDS encoding long-chain fatty acid--CoA ligase, whose product MREFTNPPLASAPPVGGLADVVFDHALEDPLHIALGRKDEQGQWRDVTAAEFRDEVLALAKGLLAQGVRFGDRVAIMCRTRYEWTLFDYALWTIGAQVVPVYSTSSAEQVFWMLHDAQVSAVMVEHEDHAMTIATVVDRLPQLHKLWQLDVGAVHELYEAGAHIDDEVVHRHRRAVTPESIATIIYTSGTTGRPKGCVISHANFMFEADTVIERWEPVFHSKRGDEAATLLFLPLAHVFGRMVQVAAIRGRVKFGHQPQLNAAALLPDLAAFQPTFFLAVPYIFEKVFNAARRKAEKEGRSGPFEKAVDIAVRYAEAIEEKAWGIGPGPSAGLRVQHQVFDKLVYSKVRAAMGGRVKHAMSGGSAMDRRLGLFFAGAGVFIYEGYGLTETTAAATANPPERTRFGTVGQAIPGTTVHIADDGEIWLRGDNLFQGYLNDPKATDATLHDGWLATGDLGALDEDGYLTITGRKKEILVTSGGKSVSPGVLEERVRDHPLVAQCIVVGNDRPYIAALVTLDSEAVDHWLQMRDKAPMPPGDLVRDPDLETEVRRAVVAANTLVSQAESIRTFRILAHQFTEEHGLLTPSLKLKRKAIENAYASEVEALYRA is encoded by the coding sequence TTGCGCGAGTTCACCAACCCTCCGTTGGCGTCGGCGCCGCCGGTGGGCGGTTTGGCCGACGTCGTCTTCGACCATGCCCTCGAAGACCCGCTCCACATCGCCCTCGGCCGCAAGGACGAACAGGGGCAGTGGCGCGATGTGACCGCCGCCGAGTTCCGCGACGAGGTGCTCGCACTGGCCAAGGGGCTGCTCGCCCAAGGGGTCCGGTTCGGGGACCGGGTCGCGATCATGTGCCGTACGCGCTACGAGTGGACGCTCTTCGACTACGCGCTGTGGACGATCGGCGCCCAGGTCGTGCCCGTGTACTCCACCTCCTCCGCCGAGCAGGTCTTCTGGATGCTGCACGACGCCCAGGTGTCGGCCGTCATGGTGGAGCACGAGGACCACGCGATGACGATCGCCACGGTCGTCGACCGGCTGCCGCAGCTGCACAAGCTGTGGCAGCTCGACGTGGGCGCGGTGCATGAGCTGTACGAGGCGGGCGCGCACATCGACGACGAGGTGGTGCACCGGCACCGGCGCGCGGTCACACCCGAGTCGATCGCCACGATCATCTACACCTCCGGCACCACCGGGCGTCCCAAGGGCTGTGTCATCTCCCACGCGAACTTCATGTTCGAGGCGGACACCGTCATCGAGCGCTGGGAGCCGGTCTTCCACTCCAAGCGCGGCGACGAGGCCGCCACGCTGCTCTTCCTGCCGCTCGCGCATGTCTTCGGGCGCATGGTGCAGGTCGCCGCGATCCGCGGGCGGGTCAAGTTCGGGCACCAGCCGCAGCTGAACGCGGCGGCCCTGCTCCCGGACCTGGCCGCGTTCCAGCCGACGTTCTTCCTCGCGGTGCCGTACATCTTCGAGAAGGTCTTCAACGCGGCCCGCCGCAAGGCCGAGAAGGAGGGCAGGTCGGGCCCCTTCGAGAAGGCCGTCGACATCGCCGTGCGGTACGCGGAGGCGATCGAGGAGAAGGCCTGGGGCATCGGACCCGGCCCCTCGGCGGGTCTGCGCGTACAGCACCAGGTCTTCGACAAGCTCGTCTACTCCAAGGTCCGGGCCGCGATGGGCGGCCGGGTGAAGCACGCGATGTCCGGCGGCTCGGCGATGGACCGGCGGCTCGGGCTGTTCTTCGCGGGCGCGGGCGTCTTCATCTACGAGGGGTACGGGCTCACCGAGACCACGGCGGCCGCGACCGCCAACCCGCCCGAGCGCACCCGGTTCGGCACCGTCGGGCAGGCCATCCCCGGCACCACCGTGCACATCGCGGACGACGGCGAGATCTGGCTGCGCGGCGACAACCTCTTCCAGGGCTATCTCAACGACCCCAAGGCCACCGACGCCACCCTGCACGACGGCTGGCTCGCCACCGGCGACCTGGGCGCGCTCGACGAGGACGGCTACCTCACCATCACCGGGCGCAAGAAGGAGATCCTGGTGACCTCCGGCGGCAAGAGCGTCTCGCCGGGCGTGCTCGAGGAGCGCGTACGCGACCATCCGCTGGTCGCCCAGTGCATCGTGGTCGGCAACGACCGGCCCTACATCGCGGCGCTCGTCACCCTCGACTCCGAGGCCGTCGACCACTGGCTCCAGATGCGCGACAAGGCGCCGATGCCCCCGGGCGACCTCGTGCGCGATCCCGACCTGGAGACCGAGGTACGGCGCGCGGTGGTCGCCGCGAACACGCTGGTGTCGCAGGCCGAGTCGATCCGTACGTTCCGGATACTGGCCCACCAGTTCACCGAGGAGCACGGGCTGCTCACCCCTTCGCTGAAGCTGAAGCGGAAGGCGATCGAGAACGCGTACGCGTCGGAGGTCGAGGCGCTGTACAGGGCGTGA
- a CDS encoding ABC transporter substrate-binding protein, with the protein MSRPIRTITAAIAALLLAATACNSASSGGSSGKAGSSVRGVTDDSIKVGGIVSMTTATGYSKKDTDLGAKARFDRANAEGGVNGRTIDYLGAEDDGQDPAKNLAAARKLVQQDKVFAIAPMSSTTFSGSDFLQQQKVPTFGWGTLPSFCGPTYIYGFGGCMVPMPGGTISQTWPEGLKQVTGGAEGKSVAILANDSDAGTFAIRTYKQSFTSAGYKVTFAKSSVPAGAVPSDWSAYTKEILRSNGGKAPDAVVSVMQTPYNIGLFTALKRTGYDGLLTDPTDYDPSLLANSATKKALDGVHILLSFQPFEQDSAAMTQFKEDIRQAAGKDVPLNMHMMTGYMSADLFLSMAEKAGKDLTVASFQKAAQGFSDTDTMVGDRAEPRGQKESFGCGALVQLKDGKYVVSAPFKCYTPIPFK; encoded by the coding sequence GTGTCGCGACCGATCCGCACCATAACCGCCGCCATCGCCGCGCTACTGCTCGCCGCCACCGCCTGCAACTCGGCCTCCAGTGGCGGGAGTTCGGGCAAGGCGGGCAGCTCCGTGCGCGGAGTGACCGACGACTCGATCAAGGTCGGTGGGATCGTCTCGATGACGACCGCCACGGGATACTCCAAGAAGGACACCGACCTCGGCGCGAAGGCCCGCTTCGACCGGGCGAACGCGGAAGGCGGCGTCAACGGCCGCACCATCGACTACCTGGGCGCCGAGGACGACGGGCAGGACCCGGCCAAGAACCTGGCCGCCGCACGCAAACTCGTGCAGCAGGACAAGGTGTTCGCGATCGCGCCGATGAGCTCGACGACGTTCTCGGGCTCCGACTTCCTGCAGCAGCAGAAGGTCCCCACCTTCGGCTGGGGCACACTGCCCTCCTTCTGCGGACCCACCTACATCTACGGCTTCGGCGGCTGCATGGTGCCGATGCCCGGCGGCACCATCTCGCAGACCTGGCCCGAAGGGCTCAAGCAGGTGACGGGCGGCGCAGAGGGCAAGTCCGTGGCGATTCTGGCCAACGACAGCGACGCCGGCACCTTCGCCATCCGCACCTACAAGCAGAGCTTCACCTCGGCGGGCTACAAGGTGACGTTCGCGAAGTCGTCCGTGCCCGCGGGCGCCGTGCCGAGCGACTGGTCGGCCTACACGAAGGAGATCCTGCGCAGCAACGGCGGCAAGGCGCCGGACGCCGTCGTCTCCGTGATGCAGACCCCGTACAACATCGGCCTGTTCACGGCGCTCAAGCGCACCGGATACGACGGTCTGCTCACCGACCCCACCGACTACGACCCCTCACTGCTCGCCAACAGCGCGACGAAGAAGGCGCTCGACGGGGTGCACATCCTGCTGTCGTTCCAGCCGTTCGAGCAGGACAGCGCGGCGATGACGCAGTTCAAGGAGGACATCAGGCAGGCGGCCGGGAAGGATGTGCCCTTGAACATGCACATGATGACCGGCTATATGTCCGCCGACCTCTTCCTCTCCATGGCCGAGAAGGCGGGCAAGGACCTGACGGTGGCGTCCTTCCAGAAGGCCGCGCAGGGATTCTCCGACACGGACACGATGGTCGGCGACCGCGCCGAACCCCGGGGCCAGAAGGAGTCGTTCGGCTGCGGAGCGCTCGTGCAGCTCAAGGACGGGAAGTACGTGGTGTCGGCGCCCTTCAAGTGCTACACGCCGATCCCCTTCAAGTAG
- a CDS encoding ATP-binding cassette domain-containing protein has protein sequence MSDLLGFVLSGLVSGALYALLATGLVLSYSASGLFNFAHGATAYLSALVFYELHSGLDWPAVPTAVLVIGVLAPALGWGLDRLMFRKLARVGETAQIVATIGLLVALPALGLWIVELLEGAGVSVKPAENQFGLPGVGPSPAKSWQLMDGVGVDSDQLITWVATAVVAVGLWILMRHTPLGLQLRAAVDNRSLVELRGMSADRLSSIAWMLSSALAGLAGVLATPLLGLSAHDFTLFLFVSATAAVLGRFVSIPLAFAGGLGLGVLQNLVAGYATFAERITGFRTAVPFLILFAGLLVLTRRQRTAGTAAAMDPPPVDYLAGRSWVRRWGPWAAAALVLANAFYTVTTPFWSGILAQGLALSLVFISFTVVTGLGAMVSLAQATFVTGAALVAGLLMSHGWPFVAAAAVGTCAAAVLGALVALPALRVGGRSLALATLALAFLADQVLFQMGWLRNGDTGWAIPRPVFGPVDLSDDRAMGVAMIVLVALAVAALSALRDSPSGRAMLAVRSAPAAAMASGVSVIRTKLMLFTLSAGLAGFGGVMYASYSTRITATDFTAMTGLIWLAVVVAAGVRRPQFAVVAGLVFAVVPHLLSDYVTESVHLPVVLFGLAGLALANDPDGYAAAVSTRLHRRRTTPTPRTAPEAPPAAAPRTPAEAPTPAALELRAVRAGYDGAPVLHGVDLAVRPGEILALLGPNGAGKSTTCRVAAGLLAPLTGQVYVAGRDATRERAVGRSRAGVVLAPEGRGIFPSLTVEENLALRLRARDERDAVYARFPVLAARHGVLAGSLSGGEQQILALAPLLQRPPNVLIADEPSLGLAPRVVEEVFRLLTELKEAGTALLLVEEKAAEVLGVADTVAYLSRGRVTWCGPREEVEADRLTEAYLGIGAGTGGSPQHGPRPEGMVRP, from the coding sequence ATGTCGGACCTGCTGGGATTCGTGCTGAGCGGACTGGTCTCGGGGGCGCTGTACGCGCTGCTCGCGACCGGACTCGTGCTGTCCTACTCGGCCTCGGGTCTGTTCAACTTCGCGCACGGCGCCACCGCCTATCTGTCCGCGCTCGTCTTCTATGAACTGCACTCGGGCCTCGACTGGCCCGCCGTACCGACCGCCGTGCTGGTGATCGGGGTGCTGGCGCCTGCGCTGGGCTGGGGACTTGACCGGCTGATGTTCCGCAAGCTGGCGCGGGTCGGTGAGACGGCTCAAATCGTCGCCACCATCGGCCTGTTGGTGGCGCTGCCCGCTCTGGGGCTCTGGATCGTGGAACTCCTGGAGGGCGCGGGGGTGTCCGTCAAGCCCGCCGAGAACCAGTTCGGTCTCCCCGGGGTCGGGCCGAGCCCGGCGAAGTCCTGGCAGCTGATGGACGGGGTCGGCGTCGACTCCGACCAGTTGATCACCTGGGTGGCGACCGCCGTCGTCGCCGTCGGCCTGTGGATCCTGATGCGGCACACACCGCTCGGGCTGCAACTCCGGGCAGCGGTGGACAACCGGTCCCTCGTGGAGCTGCGCGGGATGAGCGCGGACCGGCTGTCGTCCATCGCGTGGATGCTCTCCTCGGCGCTCGCCGGACTCGCGGGCGTCCTCGCCACTCCCCTACTCGGCCTGTCCGCCCACGACTTCACCCTCTTCCTCTTCGTCTCCGCCACCGCCGCGGTGCTCGGCCGCTTCGTCTCGATCCCGCTCGCCTTCGCGGGCGGCCTCGGCCTCGGAGTGCTGCAGAACCTGGTCGCCGGGTACGCGACGTTCGCCGAGCGCATCACCGGATTCCGTACGGCGGTCCCGTTCCTGATCCTCTTCGCCGGGCTGCTGGTGCTGACGCGACGGCAGCGGACGGCGGGCACGGCGGCGGCCATGGACCCGCCGCCGGTGGACTACTTGGCGGGGCGGTCATGGGTACGGCGCTGGGGGCCCTGGGCGGCGGCCGCCCTGGTTCTCGCCAACGCCTTCTACACCGTCACAACCCCCTTCTGGAGCGGCATCCTCGCCCAAGGGCTCGCCCTGTCACTGGTGTTCATCTCGTTCACCGTGGTGACGGGGCTCGGCGCGATGGTGTCGCTGGCGCAGGCGACCTTCGTGACGGGCGCTGCGCTGGTAGCGGGGCTGCTGATGAGCCATGGGTGGCCGTTCGTGGCGGCCGCGGCGGTGGGTACCTGCGCGGCGGCCGTGCTGGGCGCCCTTGTGGCGCTTCCCGCCCTGCGGGTGGGCGGCCGCTCCCTCGCACTCGCCACCCTCGCGCTGGCCTTTCTCGCCGACCAAGTCCTCTTCCAGATGGGCTGGTTGAGGAACGGAGACACCGGCTGGGCGATCCCGCGTCCGGTGTTCGGGCCGGTGGACCTGAGCGACGACCGCGCGATGGGCGTGGCCATGATCGTGCTCGTCGCGCTGGCCGTGGCGGCGCTCAGCGCACTGCGCGACTCGCCGTCCGGGCGGGCGATGCTCGCGGTCCGCTCGGCACCGGCCGCGGCGATGGCCTCGGGCGTGTCGGTGATCCGCACCAAGCTGATGTTGTTCACGCTGTCGGCGGGGCTCGCGGGCTTCGGCGGCGTGATGTACGCGTCGTACAGCACCCGCATCACCGCGACCGACTTCACCGCGATGACCGGGCTGATCTGGCTCGCGGTGGTCGTGGCGGCCGGGGTACGCCGCCCGCAGTTCGCCGTGGTCGCGGGGCTCGTCTTCGCCGTCGTACCGCATCTGCTGTCCGACTACGTCACCGAGTCCGTCCACCTGCCCGTGGTCCTGTTCGGCCTGGCGGGCCTGGCACTGGCCAACGACCCGGACGGCTACGCGGCGGCGGTGTCCACCCGGCTGCACCGCAGGCGCACGACGCCGACGCCGCGTACAGCCCCCGAAGCACCCCCGGCCGCCGCACCACGAACGCCTGCCGAGGCACCGACCCCGGCCGCCCTCGAACTGCGCGCCGTGCGCGCCGGCTACGACGGCGCCCCCGTCCTGCACGGCGTCGACCTCGCCGTCCGCCCCGGCGAGATCCTCGCCCTCCTCGGCCCCAACGGCGCCGGCAAGTCCACCACCTGCCGCGTCGCCGCCGGGCTCCTGGCCCCGCTCACCGGCCAGGTGTACGTCGCCGGACGCGACGCCACCCGCGAGCGGGCCGTCGGACGGTCGCGGGCCGGGGTCGTGCTCGCGCCCGAGGGACGCGGGATCTTCCCCTCCCTCACCGTTGAGGAGAACCTCGCCCTGCGGCTGCGCGCCCGGGACGAGCGTGACGCCGTGTACGCCCGTTTCCCGGTCCTCGCGGCCCGCCACGGCGTCCTCGCCGGCTCCCTCTCCGGCGGCGAGCAGCAGATCCTCGCGCTCGCGCCCCTCCTCCAGCGCCCGCCGAACGTACTGATCGCGGACGAGCCCTCGCTCGGACTCGCCCCGCGCGTCGTCGAGGAGGTGTTCCGGCTGCTGACCGAGCTGAAGGAGGCGGGCACGGCACTGCTGCTCGTCGAGGAGAAGGCGGCGGAGGTCCTCGGGGTCGCGGACACGGTCGCCTATCTCTCGCGGGGACGGGTGACATGGTGCGGTCCGCGCGAGGAGGTGGAGGCGGACCGGCTGACGGAGGCATACCTGGGGATCGGGGCCGGCACTGGCGGCTCCCCGCAGCACGGACCCCGGCCCGAAGGGATGGTGCGGCCATGA
- a CDS encoding ABC transporter ATP-binding protein, whose translation MNGSTAATDDNTPVLEAVGVGVRFGGVRALDGVSLALRPGEVCGLIGPNGAGKTTLFDALSGIRRPDEGRILLDGTDVTRRSPVWRARHGMRRTFQRQQLFGQLTVADNLVVAQEWRGGGGGLVADLVAAPTRRTHEKGRRERAGAVLRSCGLDGIGGAYAGALPVGQARMVELARAVAEPPRVLLLDEPASGMTDDEIGHLLSVIRYLSVEEGCAVLLVEHNVAFVMKLSARVVVLDLGHVLAEGTPAEVHADPKVRDAYLGTVSGHSPARTVGPRGDSSGQECNTARDR comes from the coding sequence ATGAACGGCAGCACAGCGGCCACGGACGACAACACGCCCGTCCTCGAAGCCGTCGGCGTCGGGGTCCGCTTCGGTGGCGTCCGCGCCCTGGACGGAGTGAGCCTCGCCCTGCGCCCCGGAGAGGTCTGCGGGCTCATCGGCCCGAACGGCGCCGGAAAGACCACTCTCTTCGACGCCCTGTCGGGCATCCGCCGCCCCGACGAGGGACGCATCCTGCTCGACGGCACGGACGTCACCCGCCGCTCCCCCGTCTGGCGCGCCCGCCACGGCATGCGCCGCACCTTCCAGCGGCAGCAGCTCTTCGGCCAGCTCACGGTGGCCGACAACCTGGTGGTGGCCCAGGAGTGGCGCGGGGGCGGGGGCGGTCTGGTGGCCGATCTGGTGGCCGCACCCACACGGCGTACGCATGAGAAGGGCCGCCGGGAACGCGCGGGAGCCGTTCTACGGAGCTGCGGCCTCGACGGCATCGGCGGTGCGTACGCCGGAGCCCTGCCCGTCGGCCAGGCTCGCATGGTCGAGCTGGCTCGTGCGGTCGCGGAGCCGCCCAGGGTGCTGCTCCTTGACGAGCCCGCGAGTGGAATGACGGATGACGAAATCGGTCATCTGTTATCTGTCATCCGTTATCTGTCAGTCGAAGAGGGCTGTGCCGTGCTCCTCGTCGAGCACAATGTCGCCTTCGTCATGAAACTCTCCGCCCGCGTCGTCGTCCTGGACCTCGGCCATGTCCTGGCCGAGGGAACGCCCGCCGAAGTCCACGCCGACCCGAAGGTCAGAGACGCCTACCTCGGAACCGTTTCCGGCCATTCTCCGGCTCGCACCGTCGGTCCGCGCGGCGATTCCTCCGGTCAGGAATGCAACACGGCCCGTGATCGTTGA
- a CDS encoding aldo/keto reductase, with amino-acid sequence MPQLGFGVWQVPDDEAERAVSTALEAGYRSIDTAAAYNNEEGTGKAIATSGVARKDLFVTTKLWNSDHGYDSTLRAFDTSLEKLGLEYLDLYLIHWPTPARGKYIDTYKAFEKIYADGRAKAIGVSNFLPEHLDSLIEATSVIPAVNQIELHPQLQQIAAREYHAEQGIATEAWSPLGSGRGLLEVPAIIAIAQKHGRTPAQVVLRWHLQLGNVVIPKSVTPSRIKENIEVFDFSLDTEDIAAIAALNENRRLGPDPATFNQA; translated from the coding sequence ATGCCGCAGCTCGGTTTCGGCGTCTGGCAGGTGCCGGACGACGAAGCGGAGCGGGCGGTTTCCACCGCGCTGGAGGCCGGGTACCGCAGCATCGACACAGCGGCGGCCTACAACAATGAAGAGGGCACCGGCAAGGCCATCGCGACCTCCGGAGTCGCCCGCAAGGACCTCTTCGTCACCACCAAGCTCTGGAACAGCGACCATGGGTACGACTCGACGCTACGCGCGTTCGACACGTCCCTGGAGAAGCTCGGCCTGGAGTACCTGGATCTGTACCTGATCCACTGGCCGACGCCGGCGCGGGGCAAGTACATCGACACGTACAAGGCCTTCGAGAAGATCTACGCGGACGGCCGCGCCAAGGCGATCGGTGTCTCCAACTTCCTCCCGGAGCACCTGGATTCGCTGATCGAGGCGACGTCCGTCATCCCCGCCGTCAACCAGATCGAGCTGCACCCGCAGCTCCAGCAGATCGCGGCGCGTGAGTACCACGCGGAGCAGGGCATCGCCACCGAGGCGTGGTCCCCGCTCGGCTCGGGCAGGGGCCTCCTCGAGGTCCCGGCGATCATCGCCATCGCCCAGAAGCACGGCCGCACGCCTGCCCAGGTCGTCCTGCGCTGGCACCTCCAGCTGGGGAACGTGGTGATCCCCAAGTCCGTGACCCCGTCCCGGATCAAGGAGAACATCGAGGTCTTCGACTTCTCCCTGGACACCGAGGACATCGCGGCGATCGCCGCCCTGAACGAGAACCGCCGCCTGGGTCCCGACCCGGCGACGTTCAACCAGGCCTGA
- a CDS encoding SDR family oxidoreductase, producing MTDSPVTLITGGGSGIGAAVARRLLDAGQRVTVTGRGEERLRGFAEELGRPDGLLTIAGNAAEYDHVQAAVEATLKEFGRLDTVIANAGFATHDTVAEGDPAGWPEMVLTNVLGPALLIRASIDALKETRGRIVLVGSVAGHIHGPGNIYGATKWAVTGLAENTRRQVTEFGVGVTLISPGRVETPFWDSYGSLPPGLLLTADQLAESIVWAIEQPAGVDVNTVVVRPIGQPV from the coding sequence ATGACCGACTCACCAGTGACGCTCATCACCGGCGGCGGCAGCGGTATCGGCGCCGCGGTCGCACGGCGGCTTCTCGACGCAGGGCAGCGAGTGACCGTCACGGGGCGGGGTGAGGAGCGGCTGCGCGGATTCGCCGAGGAACTCGGCCGCCCCGACGGCCTGTTGACGATCGCCGGGAACGCGGCCGAGTACGACCACGTCCAGGCGGCGGTCGAGGCGACGCTCAAGGAGTTCGGGCGGCTCGACACCGTCATCGCCAACGCAGGCTTCGCCACGCACGACACAGTTGCCGAGGGCGACCCCGCCGGGTGGCCCGAGATGGTGCTCACCAACGTGCTCGGTCCCGCGCTGCTGATCAGGGCCTCCATCGACGCCCTGAAGGAGACGCGGGGCCGGATCGTGCTGGTCGGCAGCGTCGCGGGCCACATCCACGGGCCCGGCAACATCTACGGGGCGACGAAGTGGGCCGTGACCGGGCTCGCCGAGAACACCCGCCGCCAGGTCACCGAGTTCGGAGTCGGCGTCACGCTGATCTCGCCCGGACGCGTGGAGACCCCGTTCTGGGACAGCTACGGCAGCCTGCCGCCGGGCTTGCTGCTGACCGCGGACCAGCTCGCCGAGTCGATCGTCTGGGCGATCGAGCAGCCGGCCGGTGTCGATGTGAACACCGTGGTGGTGCGGCCGATCGGCCAGCCCGTCTGA